A segment of the Oncorhynchus tshawytscha isolate Ot180627B linkage group LG19, Otsh_v2.0, whole genome shotgun sequence genome:
ctgaatacaACGCATTATgttgtttggagcaaatccaacacatcactgagtaccacttcatattttcaagcatagtggtggctacatgggtatgcttgtcaactACAAGGATTATGGAGTTTTTTTTGTATAAAAAATAGAGCTTAGCACACGCAAAATCCCTGAAGAAAACCTGGTtcggtctgctttccaacagaccctGGGAGACaaatcacctttcagcaggacaatatgctaaaactcaaggccaaatacacacaggagttgcttaccaagacaacattgaacaTTGAGTGACCTAATTAAAGTTTTGATTTTAAACCGACTTAAATCTATGGCAGTACTTTCAAATGGATTTCGAGTAATGATCAACAACtgacttgacagagcttgaagagtttaaaaaaaaaaataaacgggcaaatattgtacaatccaggtgtgcaaagctcttagagatttacccccaaaatactcgcagctgtaatcgctgccaaaggtgattctaacatgtattgactacaatatatctaatcaagatatatcaGTGTTTAATTTTTCATTCATGTTTAAAAGTGTTAGAATTTCttttagagtattttgtgtagatcgtcaataaaaaatacaattaaatccattataatcccaatttgtaacacaacaaaatgtggaaacagtcaatgggtgtgaatacattcAGAAGTCATTGTATATCACAGCTGTCTCTATCTTCcccttaactgcattgttgtaaGCTTTTCACTGTAAAGCCTGTTGGTAtttgacaaatacgatttgattttaACTTTCCCCCTCAATTTACATGATAGGCTACATTGATTTAGCATGCTCCAATAATGTATAGTTTTTGATATCCTACAGAAAGGATTTAAAGCTAAGGCAAGGTTTTTGGGGAAAGGAGAAATTGATTTGCTTACGCTGCAGGTTGCTTTGGTTGATGGGtccttttaaagtgtgtgtgtatcagtttgCTAATTCTCTCTATGTCCATTCAGGCTAGGCCTATTTTAGGAAACTTTCTGTCTGGACTCCGACCTTGCGGTGGTCCAGAGAAACTGCACTACGGCAGTGATGCTGGGGTAATAATTACATTGTTAGATAGGCCTACAGTGGATTGAAGCATGTTGCATATAATTACTGTTGGAGTGCATAATTGCCGTGGTGTTTATGCCGACATCCAATGCAAtggtgcccccccaaaaaaaccagCACAATATAGTCTAAAGTTACCAGCAGTAGGCTTACCATGTAAGAAGACACGATTCTTTTGAACCTAAAAGACAATCTAATCAAAATTGTATGAGTAGACCCTCTCACAGTTGAGGCTTAAGGGTATTATAATAGCCTGCAGATGAACAATATATTTCAATGCTATTTTCTAAGACGCAGCTGTCACGACATGTCAGTCAGACGTTCAATGATAGGCGACAGTACGCATTCATCTTATTATTGTCTCTTCACCCACGATAGACATAATTGTAATCCAAACCCAACCTCGTTGTGATGCACTGAGGTTCCAAACTCGGTTATAGACCAGACTGACTTTATGGCCAAcatgatcctatttacacttcgTAGTAAATTTTGACACACAAATctatgtttctgactcatatcgatgccacatgggccgttttcaaagggatttattttttatttttttgtgtcagTCAGTCTTTAAATAGATGTCATTTTgttcttgaaacatttaattgaaatactgtagcattccattcattcctatggaagactgctcctactggggaaTACCAatatggctgactggtggcttttaagcctctcattggccaatacatagcatcagaaatccagggtttatatactgTACTTCATTGGTTTTATCTCAAATATTCCATGGGAAACTCATGGGATTGAATACAGTCAATAGGAAAAGAAATCTGCATTGTTTCAAGGTTTAGAGAATTTAGACCTCCCATAATACTCTAATCCCCATTCCCACTCTTTTGAAAAACGCCATGGCCACTGTTCTCTTAAATGAGCTAGGAGTCAGAGTGCTGTGTGAACAGTTTGTATGACGCAAGCACACAAATTATCTTCAGGAAATGTACCTTTTCAtctgtcctcccttcctctccactaAAGGACGAGAGGCTTACGGTGACGCGGGCAGCTCCTGTCAATGGGACACCAGCCATCCTGCACTTCCACTACCAACTGAGCGAGTGCCGCACGGCCTGCTGGGAAACAGCCCTCTCCTCGGACAGCCTCTTTCTGGAGATCCCCGCTGGGGCACTGGCGGAGGGCAGCAAAGAGGGGTAAGCATGGGCACAATcgcagacggacagacaggcagggtgttacacacagctctgagacACATACCCCTTGTTAAGACCTACCAGCTTGCCTGCAGACACCCATTACAGAAATGTTGGATAGCCTGTTAGGTTACTAATTTCACATGCAAGTTATACTCTGACAACATTTATAGTATAAGGACAACGGAGTGTGCACATGCTAACAGAAAGGACGAggtgggtagctagctaagtgtgtcattgtagcaaagtatttatcaACAAAAAATCTGATCTAATTTTCGTTCTATTACCATGATTGATTTTGGCCTGGCACATTACCTCTTTCAATGAGCTTTCAGTTTTGATAGGATTATTTGATCTAAAAATCCTTTAGGCCTACCTACAGAAAGAAAACTACACATCCCTGCACAGCCTGGTAAGAGTGACACAAAGGGTGTTTAGCGTCTCCAGTGGCTCTGCAAGCACTGACAGGGTATTCTCCTctgctggcctgctctccagggaccagactctggccaaactcatgtttctaaaaatgaattcaaaaGGCACATAAGACTGAGCCTAATAAGGCATTTTTTCAATTTGAATTGaattctaagtaagtcacagTTTATGTGCAATTTATAATCTACAATTATTTCATACAATTTAATGTTTAAATTCTGAGCGCTTAATGTCCCTGCCAACCTAGTGTCACACATTCAAATGCttcactatttatttatttgaaggctatagccttgaaataatgtaaataatatagcctaaataataaATTAATCGTTCCTTCTTAGACtacctgtctggctcctgacctatttagagtgtttatatgctgtttaatactgtatgacatgtagcctacttGAAATTATAAGCACCTTTTACAGTCACTTTTTCCTGTTATTTATTgaaatacttttcattcaaatcatattttatttaactcggcaagtcagttaagaacaaattcttatttacaatgatggcctaccccggccaaacccggacgacgctgggccaactgtgcgccgcccgactggattcccaatcacggccagatgtgatacagcctctagactgtagtgactcctcttgcactgagatgcagtgccttagactgctgcgccactcgggagatttggtttcaatacttcaacaccaaatggtaggtccaggtagtcaAAAAAAATAGATGTGTGTTGGCTAAATTGTGATTTGAGTGAATTTGGAGTAGCAGTTTAATTTACCTTTGAGCTAGGAGCGGTTTTTAGCGGAGCAGTTGGAAAGGACGTGGAGCGCTGAGTAGTGTGCAAGCCACCACTCCATGAGCAATAAGTGGGATTTCCCGACCACTCAACTCCACTCGCATACTCTTGTCTGGACCAGAGGAACACCTTTGTGAGAATTCTGTaaattgactacagttcagcattcaacactattgttccctccaagctcagagccctgggtctggacaccaccgtctgcaactgtatcctggacttcctgacgagcagACCATaggctgtgaggattggcaacaacacttccaccacactgactcttaacaaaggggccccccaggggtgtgtcctcagccctctgctgtactccctgttcacccacaactgcgtggcttTGCACGAACTCAACGGTTGTAGGCCTGAACCTACAACGACGAGTGAACCTAAaagggaggaggtaagtgaactggtATTGCGGTGCcagtacaacaacctctccctcaacgtcagcaaaacaaaatatttgaaTGTTGACTTGCTCCGATCCACATGAATGGGACTTCTGATAGAGTCAATTgtattaagttcctcggcatccacatcaccgaggacttgacatggaccaacaacatcacCAGTAGTCAAGagggtgcaacagcgcctctactTCCTAATGCTCCTGAAGATTTTCGGCGGAAGAAATCTAACTTACAGCATTTTTCCATGGTGCGGAgagtaaaatgtgcagtttataacgctattctacacattttgtcacgaGGGGCACATGCCCTGTGTGCTTGTTCGGTAATCCGGCCCTGCATGCATGTCCCTTACatatgactaataaaacttgaaaaaaTGCCTTTCAGGGaggctatcctctctctctagtccagtgttgtttcccaactccggtcctcgagtacccctaacggcacacatttttgttgtagtccCGAACAAAAAACACCTGATTCATTCAACTTGTCAAGGGCTTGATCAATATTTGACAAGTAGAATCAGGTATGTTTCTTCTTGTCAACAGGGCCACTACAAAAATATGTACTGTTCGGGGTACTCGAGGACTGGGGTTGGGGAACACTGCTCTAGTCCTTTCCTTTTATGAATAGAAATGAGCCATTTACGTGGCGTCGTCATGTAATATGTCATCAGTGTCATGTCAATATCCTCTTGGCACGACATTGGCGAGGTGCCAGCACAGTCTCAGCGTCTTCTCCGACACTGCAGAGCTAATTCTAAGGGCCACTGCAGCTGCCACTGCATTATTATGTAAGTCTACTCTCTTATGTAAAAACAGTGCAtcatctcattctctcccccttctctttccaGGCTCACCAGCCTGCTGGAGTTTGCTGAGGAGAAGCTGAAAGTCAACTACGTGTTCTTGTGGTTCGATAGAGCCAGAGAGGATCGATGTAAGCGTTCCACTATTTAGTGCTGGGTTCAAAAGAGGAGTGCAGCTAGAATTCTTATTTGAAACAAAAAAAATGccaccccgcctctgttttggtgaAAAGCTCTggatggatgcaaggactgaccatccatgatatcaaaattatagttttaaacatgttgaggctatacactgtttgtttacatttacattgttttacTCTAATCTTGTAAACaatcttatattttgggttctgatgaggtATGACATTTGGGGGCATTTAAGTTATATTCttaaagaatcaatggctatatatcattaatgtataagtcacaAATGGATGAAGCAACTGCCAATAATGGGCACATAATTGGTGGTTAGCATTAGCATGCTAATTCATTTCCATATAATGTACTTGGACTGTCCCAATTAGATGTTTAGACTATGATAAACATTGGAAAGCAAGGGTTTCAGTTCCTTTCCAACTGTAGAACATTTccttggagaaaaaaaacattgaatggaTAATTACATTTGATTGAGCTATCCTTTAGTATATTAATAACGTCCATGAAATCAAACGACCATAGCTTATGTACACctatacatacaaaagtatgtggacaccccttcaaatgaaccacacccgttgctgacaggtgtataaaatcgagcacacagccatgcaatctccatacataaacattggctgtagaatggccttactgaacagcTCAGTGATTTTccacatggcaccgtcataggatgccaccttgacaacaagtcagttcgtctaatttctgccctgctggagctaccccggttaactgtaagttttgttattgtgaagtggaaacatctaggagcaacaacggctctgccgcaaagtggtaggccacacaagctcacagaatgcgtaaaaatcatctgtcctcggttgcaacactcactactgagttccaaacagcctctggaagcaacgtcagcacaagaactgtttgtcgggagcttcatgaaatggggttCCAtgtccgagcagccgcacacaagcctaagatcaccatgcgcaatgccaagggtctgctggagtggtgcaaagctcgccgccattggactctggagcagtggaaacatgttctctagagtgatgaatcacgattCACCATCTGGCTGTCCGACGAACgattctgggtttggcggatgccaggggaACGCTACCCGACCAAATGCCTAGTCCCAACTttaaagtttggtagaggaggaacaatggtctgggactgtttttcatggttcgggctaagccccgtagttccagtgaagggatatcttaacgctacagcatacaatgacattctagacgattctgtgcttccatttttatggcaacagtttgtggaaggccttttcctgtttcagcatgacaatgcccccgtgcacaaagtgaggtctgtcagaaatggtttgtcaagatcggtgtggaagaacttgcctggcctgcacagagccctgacctcaaccccatcgaacacctttgggatgtattggaacgccgactgtgagccagaccTAATCCCCCAAAATCCGTGCCCGACCTGACTACCGGTAATGCTcttgtccatacagaaatggtttgtcgagataggtgtggaagaacatgactggccctgacctcaaacccatcaaacacctttgaggTAGAATGGAACGCCAACTGTGATCCAGGCCTAACCAACATCAAttcccaacctcactaatgctcttgtgactgaatggaagcaagtcctcgcagcaatgttccaccattttttaatttgtttattttacctttatttaaccaggcaagtcagttaagaacacattcttattttcaatgacggcctaggaacagtgggttaactaccttgttcaggggcagaacaacagatttttaccttgtcagctcggggattcgatcttgcaacctttcagttactagttcaatgctctaaccactaggctacctgccaccccgccATCTAGTAGAAAGCTTTCCAAGAAAGTGGAGGctcttatagcagcaaagtggagaccaacaccatattaatgcctatgaatttggaataagatgttcgatgagtaggtgtccacatacactacatgaccaaaagtatcttGATTATAGAAGTGGCAGTGATGTTCTAGCGAAGTTAAACTGAGAGAGTGCTTATAATCTGGTACCCAAGACAGAACGGCCACAACACTGGTTAATCCTGTCCTGGTCCTGCTAGGTTCACTAACTTCTCTGCAtggtctctctttttttctctgaaCAGTATCCATCATAAAGACTTTCCACTACATGGGCTTTGAGGTGGTGAAACCCGGCAACCCTCTGGTGCCGGCTCGGACAGACCTCATCTTCATGGTCTACTCTCTGGAAAACAGCAGCTCCGATGAGGAGTGAATGAAACACCGGACCACCCTGCCGCTCCCTAGCCCACCCATGACCCCCACAGAACCCCTCCCGCCAGCTGCCTTCATCCCTGTCCCCCATCCTCAAACTGTGTGCCCCCTCCCTAACCCCAAAGATACTCTTCCACCCAAACCTCTACCCTTCTCATTGATTGGGTTGTCACAATTTTGTAGACTCCATTATAAGAGGGATATGCTGCTTGGGGATGCTAAGATCTCTGTGGTGATACATCTTCCCCTGATGAGCACAGCGGTGGAGCATGGAAGGGCGGAGCTTGGACCGAGTCATCACCCGATTGGTTCAGATTTTACTAATCGCCCCACTCCATGCCAGGCTTTACATGCCTGCCCACAACAATCCAACAGGGTGACTTTTTGGCTGGAAGAAAAAGCATATCTATACTCTGACAGCTTGCACGGAATATCAAAGAGCCTGACTTGGGTCTTTTAATGTACAGTAGTTTCTATACAAAGCAGGGCTTGTTTAGTAGGGACAGTAATGTAATGGGTAGCATAAGGGAATTATTTTAAGGGGATATTTGCCTGGGTATGGTTGGGTcaacatgaatgaatgaattgtTCTGCTTGTGTTTTTTTCTATGATAGGGACAAGTATAACACTGATCTTTCTTTTACAATTGCATTCATTctataacatatattttttttctcaaacTGTTGGGTATATTAAGTCTTCATTCCTACTTTTGCGTCACTAGCTATGATCTTTCAGCTTACGGTTTTCTTATTTTCTTACCAGATTATAGTTAGCGTGATATTGTTAGTCTCGTTTGATATTTGAAAGCTGAGCGAAGGTCGTTGTTTTGAATGTTGGGTCAGGGCAATCTAGTTCACAGCTTTCTGCAGCAATGATGTGCGTTCCCCTCACTTGAGGTCGCTCAGCTACGCAATGAACCTGTGAAACTAACACCTGAATTATTGAGCCAGTAGAGGTACATCGAGAAGAGTGGAAGAGCATTAAACATATGTTGTAATCCATTCTCACTCGGCACATAAGTCACCACATAAATATGGCTAGACTTAGCCCTCATCATTTAGCATGGGCTGAGACAGCTCTTCCTGGTTTCAATCCCAGTTAAAATTCATATCTTTGTATACAGTTCTATCAACCAGAGCCCTTTTGAACTAGTAGTACCACCCCCAACAACACCTCTGCTCAGTTGAAACTATTTTGAGAGGGTTGTGGTGGGGCCTTTTCCACCTAAGAAAAGAGTGCAATGTTCTCTTTTACACTTCAGTCTTATTTCCCACATTCATCCCTAGCTACCCAAAGCAATGTGGCAAAAAGGAAACCAACCCATGAAGGGAAAAGTCACAACACAAGCACTTTAGGTAGCCACGTAAAATCGAGTGGAAGTGCATTAGGGTCCATTACGGAGAAGTGGCCAGCGCCTTCTATTTTGTTTTGCCGTGCAAACCAGACAGAATTGCCAAAGAAATAGTTCTACATTCAGCAGTAACAGTTAAAAAGTTCCGGTCAACAGTAATCCTATAGGATACTGGCTTAAGTTTCTTTCTCACACTAACAAGATCCCTAAAACAGTGCTAGGGTGACCTGGTTTGTTCAGGAAAGCAGTATACAAATATATTCCCCTAACAATAGCATTTTGTCTCAGAGGAACATGGACAAGAGTGATGTGTGCTTGGGATCCTATGTGCAGGGGGCTTTCATTTTTGCATGTGTGTAGAGGTTGAGTCTTCATAGATGGGTTAGATAACGTCACTAAAACTATACACACTTCAAATGGGGCAGAAGTCCATGAGGAGTTGTGATTCTGATTGGCCAGATATCTACCAAAAATAACAAGAAtctgccatgtggggaattgtAAATGACTCATTTTTAGCTAGTTTCAtcatgttcttgataccatgtcttgttttgactgaATTCATGTCAATGCTTATGGGAAaattttgctagctagctaaccaacaactgtaaatATGTATTTGAGAGAGAAATGTTCATTAATGCAAATGCATTTATGATTTCAATAAACATTGAAGAAATATAGTTTACAAGTCAACCCAGTcggttttgccccatagttgcgcacgCGTCAGttgtgttgctaaacaaccaacccgtctagcTGTTGAATGAGCAGTGACGAAAACGAGTCTATTCATCTTCAGAGTTATATTTTTATGTATCTTTCTTGTTTGATAGTTTCTTATAGCCTAGTTTAGTTGTTTTGTTTACAGTGGCATACAGAGGATCATTCAATGGCAATCCATACATGTATACCTTTTAACTTTTTCTGtctggaaaaaaataaaataaaaatctatctTGCTTGTGTTTGTTTATCCATTGGGATGTGTGTGCATAGTTGCTGACAATTGAGAGAGAATGTGTTTGAGTAAGAATTTATGTCCCTGGGTTTGACCCCGGGCTTTGGCACCAAAAAAAGTAATATAATAAACGGTAATAACCGCCTCATGAGCACCATTATTTGACAGACAGAACCTGTACTGACAACGGTCCAACAAACCCGTTGTTTAATTTAGCATTTAATCTTCTGTAATTGGCAGTAATTAGGATGATGTAGTGGTGACGCTAAATAGGGTCGGTCATATCCACCTACAAAACATAAGACAAAAAGTAAATTGTAGAATTAGAAAAAAGTGCACTGTTATTCCTGCGCTGATGTTATACGTGTTGACTTCATAGAAGTCAATGTCATCCCCAGGGCTTTATTCCATTTCCTGCACCATTTAGACTTCAGTGATCTGGCCCTGACAAAGGCTTCTGTGAAGTCAAACCTTTGCTTTATTGctgcagtatgatatgatacaatGGGGAACAGCAATACACCATGTGTGGGCCTTCCCTTTATCTCAGATGTAGCACAAATACATTTTGGGTCTGCTGTCTGTCGgcctacacttgtgtgtgtgattgtgaacTACCACCTCAACCTTATTTAGACAAGGCTTTACAAAACCTTAAAAAAGGTATACACCAACAGTAACCTAGTGCATGTGAGAGACAAAGATGTTGGGATTAATGGAATAGGTGAGTCAAATGCAGAGTTGTTTATCAGAATGAGTAGGCCAAAGGCTATAAAACGCTCTTCTCCTGCTGGGCTCTCAGCTCTCTTGCCGATTCAACCAATAATCTTCAGACTGTTTCCGGGAAACTGTCCTGACACTCCTGATGTTCTGCCAAGCCCACTTTGTCCCAAATTGGTTGATCTTTCCATCTATTTCCGGGGTGTCAGGCCAGTAAAGGTGCTGTGCTACATGCCTTATGGTCCACTTCACCTAGGCATTTTCCAGTCCAGTGTCAAGGCAGCTCAAAGGACAGagcttgacctctgacctcattTACAGGCATTGTGTGCAGATGACAGAGTTAGGCCTGTTTACTGCTAAGTGGAAAGTAACTTGTTTAACCTAGGCTGCTCCCAAAGCATCTGTTCGGTTTCATAGCAGCAGCATGGTTTGAAACGGACTTTAAAAATCCTATTCATCTATGTAGTCACACAATCACTATGGTCTCAGACATTTAGACATGCTATTTATTTAGTCTGAATGTGGGCCTAT
Coding sequences within it:
- the oaz2a gene encoding LOW QUALITY PROTEIN: ornithine decarboxylase antizyme 2a (The sequence of the model RefSeq protein was modified relative to this genomic sequence to represent the inferred CDS: deleted 1 base in 1 codon) encodes the protein MVHFSVELLLNSHCFGCQKGHKVFDFLEGIMLNTEESSLLVGSRFHCSRHQAPGPLWCSDAPHPHLKIPGGRGTGRDHSLGLLLHKDERLTVTRAAPVNGTPAILHFHYQLSECRTACWETALSSDSLFLEIPAGALAEGSKEGLTSLLEFAEEKLKVNYVFLWFDRAREDRLSIIKTFHYMGFEVVKPGNPLVPARTDLIFMVYSLENSSSDEE